From Carassius gibelio isolate Cgi1373 ecotype wild population from Czech Republic chromosome B21, carGib1.2-hapl.c, whole genome shotgun sequence, the proteins below share one genomic window:
- the LOC127986165 gene encoding mitogen-activated protein kinase 10 isoform X5 yields the protein MSKSKVDNQFYSVEVGDSTFTVLKRYQNLKPIGSGAQGIVCAGYDAVLDRNVAIKKLSRPFQNQTHAKRAYRELVLMKCVNHKNIISLLNVFTPQKSLEEFQDVYLVMELMDANLCQVIQMELDHERMSYLLYQMLCGIKHLHSAGIIHRDLKPSNIVVKSDCTLKILDFGLARTAGTSFMMTPYVVTRYYRAPEVILGMGYKENVDIWSVGCIMGEMVRHKILFPGRDYIDQWNKVIEQLGTPSPEFMKKLQPTVRNYVENRPKYAGLTFPKLFPDCLFPADSEHNKLKASQARDLLSKMLIIDPAKRISVDEALQHPYINVWYDPAEVEAARNQQISMPPPQIYDKQLDEREHSIDEWKELIYKEVMNFEERTKNGVVKGQPSPSGAAMNSSESLPPSPSVNDISSMSTDQTLASDTDSSLETSAGPLGCCR from the exons TTCTGGGGCTCAGGGAATAGTGTG tgCTGGATATGATGCCGTCCTGGACAGAAATGTGGCCATTAAGAAACTCAGCAGACCTTTTCAGAACCAGACTCACGCCAAGAGAGCATACAGGGAGCTGGTGCTTATGAAATGTGTCAATCACAAAAAC ATCATCAGCTTATTAAATGTCTTCACACCACAGAAGTCTTTAGAGGAATTCCAAGATGT TTACCTGGTCATGGAGCTAATGGATGCAAACCTTTGCCAGGTGATTCAGATGGAACTGGACCACGAGAGGATGTCCTACCTGCTGTACCAGATGTTATGTGGAATCAAACACCTGCACTCAGCCGGCATCATCCACAGG GATCTGAAACCTAGCAATATTGTGGTGAAATCTGACTGTACGCTGAAGATCTTGGACTTTGGGTTGGCGAGAACCGCTGGCACTAGCTTTATGATGACGCCCTATGTGGTGACGCGGTACTACAGGGCCCCGGAGGTCATCCTGGGCATGGGCTACAAGGAAAACG TGGATATTTGGTCAGTTGGTTGCATCATGGGAGAAATGGTGCGCCACAAAATCCTATTCCCCGGCAGGGACT ACATCGACCAATGGAATAAGGTTATCGAGCAGCTCGGCACACCCTCTCCTGAGTTCATGAAGAAACTGCAGCCGACGGTGCGTAACTATGTGGAGAACAGGCCAAAATACGCCGGCCTGACCTTCCCCAAACTCTTCCCTGATTGCCTCTTCCCTGCAGACTCGGAGCACAACAAACTCAAAG CGAGTCAGGCCAGAGACCTGCTGTCTAAGATGCTGATCATTGATCCCGCTAAGCGGATATCAGTGGACGAGGCCCTGCAACACCCCTACATCAACGTGTGGTACGACCCGGCCGAGGTGGAGGCA GCCAGGAATCAGCAGATATCCATG cctCCTCCACAGATCTATGATAAACAGCTAGATGAGAGGGAACACTCGATTGATGAATGGAAAG AGCTCATCTATAAAGAGGTGATGAACTTCGAGGAGAGAACAAAGAATGGTGTTGTGAAGGGACAGCCCTCTCCCTCAG GTGCAGCCATGAACAGCAGCGAGAGCCTCCCCCCCTCCCCCTCCGTCAACGACATCTCCTCCATGTCCACCGACCAGACCCTGGCCTCCGATACCGACAGCAGCCTGGAGACCTCCGCCGGACCGCTGGGGTGCTGCAGGTGA